One part of the Haliotis asinina isolate JCU_RB_2024 chromosome 2, JCU_Hal_asi_v2, whole genome shotgun sequence genome encodes these proteins:
- the LOC137273579 gene encoding tubulin beta chain-like, translating to MREIVHMQTGQCGNQIGAKFWEVISDEHGIDPTGTYHGDSDLQLERINVYYNEATGGKYVPRAVLVDLEPGTMDSVRSGPFGQIFRPDNFVFGQSGAGNNWAKGHYTEGAELVDSVLDVVRKEAESCDCLQGFQLTHSLGGGTGSGMGTLLISKIREEYPDRIMNTFSVVPSPKVSDTVVEPYNATLSVHQLVENTDESYCIDNEALYDICFRTLKLTTPTYGDLNHLVSATMSGVTTCLRFPGQLNADLRKLAVNMVPFPRLHFFMPGFAPLTSRGSQQYRALTVPELTQQMFDAKNMMAACDPRHGRYLTVAAMFRGRMSMKEVDEQMLNVQNKNSSYFVEWIPNNVKTAVCDIPPRGLKMSSTFIGNSTAIQEIFKRISEQFTAMFRRKAFLHWYTGEGMDEMEFTEAESNMNDLVSEYQQYQDATAEEEGEFDEEEGEGEEA from the exons ATGCGTGAGATCGTCCACATGCAAACTGGCCAGTGCGGCAACCAGATCGGAGCTAAG TTCTGGGAGGTGATCTCTGATGAGCACGGCATTGACCCAACCGGCACCTACCACGGTGACTCCGACCTCCAGCTGGAGAGAATCAACGTTTACTACAACGAGGCTAcag GAGGAAAATATGTTCCCCGTGCTGTTCTTGTGGATCTGGAGCCCGGAACCATGGACTCTGTGCGATCTGGTCCCTTCGGTCAAATCTTCCGTCCAGACAACTTTGTCTTCGGTCAGAGTGGTGCTGGCAACAACTGGGCCAAGGGACACTACACAGAGGGCGCCGAGTTGGTGGACTCCGTGTTGGATGTTGTCCGGAAGGAAGCGGAGAGCTGTGACTGTCTGCAAGGCTTCCAACTGACCCACTCCCTTGGGGGTGGCACCGGGTCTGGCatgggcactctcctcatcagCAAGATCAGGGAGGAGTACCCCGACAGGATCATGAACACCTTCTCCGTTGTGCCATCACCAAAG GTGTCGGATACAGTCGTTGAGCCCTACAATGCCACCTTGTCTGTACATCAACTGGTTGAGAACACTGACGAGTCCTACTGTATTGACAACGAGGCCCTCTACGACATCTGCTTCAGGACACTGAAGCTGACCACACCCACCTACGGTGACCTCAACCATCTAGTATCCGCCACCATGTCCGGAGTGACAACATGTCTTCGATTCCCTGGACAGTTGAACGCTGATCTCCGTAAACTGGCTGTCAACATGGTGCCCTTCCCTCGTCTCCACTTCTTCATGCCTGGATTCGCCCCACTCACATCCAGAGGAAGTCAACAGTACCGTGCCCTGACAGTACCTGAACTCACCCAACAGATGTTCGATGCCAAGAACATGATGGCTGCCTGTGATCCTCGTCATGGCCGCTACCTTACCGTTGCTGCCATGTTCCGAGGTCGCATGTCTATGAAGGAGGTTGACGAACAGATGCTCAAcgtccaaaacaaaaacagcagcTACTTTGTCGAATGGATCCCCAACAACGTCAAAACCGCCGTCTGTGACATACCACCACGTGGTCTCAAGATGTCGTCTACCTTCATTGGTAACAGCACAGCCATCCAGGAGATCTTCAAACGTATCTCCGAACAGTTCACAGCCATGTTCCGTCGCAAAGCCTTCCTTCACTGGTACACTGGCGAGGGTATGGATGAGATGGAGTTCACAGAGGCCGAGTCCAACATGAACGACTTGGTGTCAGAGTATCAACAGTACCAGGACGCCACCGCCGAGGAAGAGGGGGAGTTTGACGAGGAAGAAGGAGAAGGTGAAGAAGcttaa